One region of Girardinichthys multiradiatus isolate DD_20200921_A chromosome 1, DD_fGirMul_XY1, whole genome shotgun sequence genomic DNA includes:
- the copz1 gene encoding coatomer subunit zeta-1 — translation MDSPILEPSLHTVKAVLILDNDGDRLYAKYYDDTYPTVKEQKAFEKNIFNKTHRTDSEIALLEGLTVVYKSNIDLFFYVIGSSHENELMLMAVLNCLFDSLSQMLRKNVERRALLENMEGLFLAVDEIVDGGVILESDPQQVVHRVALRGDDVPLTEQTVTQVLQSAKEQIKWSLLR, via the exons ATGGATTCTCCCATACTG GAACCTTCCTTGCACACTGTTAAAGCTGTACTGATTCTGGACAACGATGGAGACAGGCTTTATGCCAAG TATTATGACGACACATATCCGACTGTGAAGGAGCAGAAAGCTTTtgagaaaaacatatttaacaagACTCACCGGACAGACA GTGAAATAGCACTACTGGAGGGCCTGACTGTTGTGTACAAGAGCAACATAGACCTCTTCTTTTATGTGATTGGAAGCTCACATGAAAATGAG CTCATGCTTATGGCTGTTCTGAATTGCCTTTTTGATTCCCTCAGTCAGATGTTGAG AAAGAATGTTGAGCGGAGAGCTTTGTTGGAGAATATGGAGGGACTCTTCTTGGCTGTGGATGAAATTGTGGATGGAGG GGTGATCTTAGAAAGTGACCCACAGCAGGTTGTGCACCGTGTGGCTCTTAGA GGCGATGATGTACCTTTGACAGAGCAGACAGTCACCCAG GTGCTTCAGTCTGCCAAAGAACAGATCAAGTGGTCTCTTCTCCGATAA